One stretch of Lucilia cuprina isolate Lc7/37 chromosome 6, ASM2204524v1, whole genome shotgun sequence DNA includes these proteins:
- the LOC111681502 gene encoding lissencephaly-1 homolog produces the protein MKMVLSQRQREELNQAIADYLGSNGYSESLEAFRKEADLSGETEKKFGGLLEKKWTSVIRLQKKVMELEAKLSEAEKEVIEGAPSKAKRSPGEWIPRPPEKFSLTGHRASITRVIFHPIFSLMVSASEDAVIKIWDFETGEYERSLKGHTNSVQDIAFDAQGKLLASCSADLSIKLWDFQQSYECVKTMHGHDHNVSSVAFVPAGDYVLSASRDKTIKMWEVATGYCVKTYTGHREWVRMVRVHMDGSIFASCSIDHSVRVWSTNSKDCKVELRDHDHTVECIAWAPEASSSAINEAAGADNKKGHHQGPFLASGSRDKTIRVWDVSVGLCLFVLSGHDNWVRELAFHPGGKYLISASDDKTIRVWDLRNKRCMKTLYAHQHFCTSVDFHKTHPYVISGSVDTTVKVWECR, from the exons ATGAAAATGGTGTTGTCGCAACGGCAGCGCGAGGAGCt TAACCAAGCGATTGCCGACTATTTGGGCAGCAATGGATACTCAGAATCTTTAGAAGCATTCCGCAAGGAAGCCGATCTCAGTGgtgaaacagaaaaaaagtttgGCGGTCTACTCGAAAAGAAATGGACATCAGTAATACGTCTACAAAAGAAAGTCATGGAACTTGAGGCTAAACTTTCCGAAGCAGAAAAAGAGGTTATAGAAGGTGCTCCATCAAAAGCTAAACGTAGTCCAGGCGAATGGATACCAAGGCCACCAGAGAAATTTTCATTGACCGGTCATCGTGCCAGCATAACACGA gTTATATTTCATCCAATATTCAGCCTAATGGTGTCAGCTTCTGAAGATGCTGTCATTAAAATTTGGGATTTTGAGACAGGCGAATATGAACGCAGCCTTAAAGGTCACACAAATTCTGTGCAAGATATTGCATTCGATGCTCAAGGCAAATTGTTAg CTTCATGTAGTGCTGATTTATCTATCAAATTATGGGATTTCCAACAGAGCTACGAATGTGTCAAAACAATGCACGGCCATGACCATAATGTATCATCTGTTGCTTTTGTGCCAGCTGGTGATTATGTTCTTTCAGCTTCTCGTGACAAAACGATTAAAATGTGGGAGGTTGCAACCGG ttattgcgTTAAAACGTACACAGGTCATAGGGAATGGGTACGTATGGTTCGCGTGCACATGGATGGTAGCATTTTTGCATCATGCTCAATTGATCACTCAGTTCGGGTTTGGTCGACAAATTCAAAAGACTGCAAG GTTGAATTGCGTGATCATGATCATACTGTCGAATGTATTGCTTGGGCACCAGAGGCTTCTTCTTCAGCTATAAATGAGGCTGCTGGAGCTGATAATAAAAAGGGTCATCATCAAGGACCCTTCTTGGCATCTGGTTCAAGAGATAAAACCATACGC gTCTGGGACGTAAGTGTtggtttatgtttatttgtgcTGTCCGGCCACGACAATTGGGTGCGAGAATTAGCATTCCATCCTGgtggtaaatatttaatatcagCCAGTGATGACAAAACAATTCGAGTTTGGGATTTACGTAACAAACGATGCATGAAAACTCTTTATGCTCATCAACATTTCTGCACTTCAGTTG atttcCACAAAACACATCCATATGTAATTTCTGGTAGCGTAGATACAACGGTTAAGGTTTGGGAATGTCGTTAA